Below is a window of Lacibacter sp. H407 DNA.
AATGGTATTGCTGCTACCCATTTCTGTTTCCATGTTGATTTGAATAAACCAACAATGAGCAGCAAAGCAAACAATCCACGAAATACCCATCGCCATTTATGGAGGAAGTAAGCAAGATCAATACTGTTCATCCGTTGACTGCCGGGCATGGGCATAATGAAATACACATTGCATACTTCAAACAGGATCAAACCAATGACAGCGAACCAAAAAAGCAATTTCATATGATTGATTGTTGTTTTAAAAAACAGCCTCCCCTGTGAAAACAGGGGAGGGATAATTTATACTACTGATTAAAAATAAATACTCGTTGTCAATTCGCTCCATCAAGATTTGCTCTTGCAATGGCGTAACCACCAATTACATTTCCACATTTCAATCCTTCTTCACAATCACTTCTGTAGTGGATAGCACCATATAATCTTGAAAGCGATGCTTCTCTTGCCATATTTTCGTAAGCTGTTTTACGTGCCGGTATAATACGACCAAGAATTGTAGCAGCTGCTCCACTGAATGTAGAGTGACCACTTGTATAACTTGGAAAATTCGGTAAGCCTGTCCATGTTTTTATTTCAGGATTTACCTGCGAAGGACGTGGATTGAAGTACGCAAACTTTGCATCCCAGCAAGCGATAGCAGCATCCATCATACTCATATTCAACAACGCCATGTTACGTGCCCAACGCACTTCACTGAAACGTTGCCCGACAAAATCATCAGCAGCAATTGCATTCCAGTGACCCGGAGGTGTATGCGTAGCCAAACCATCGGCCCAGTAGTGTACAATGGCCAACTCTGCTCGTGTTGCATTTTTGCTATAGTGTAATACTTCTGCTACTTCCTGTTTAAATTTTTCTGATTTTGTTGATGGTGGCGGACCAGGTCGTACGGTTGTTACCAACGTAGCTGAATCGAATAACCATGTGCGCACACGACCGAACAGTGGCAACATAGCAGGGCGCTTTGGCGACTCCTGACTGATCCATGGCATTTCACCTGTTGCAGCAGTTTGTGTTTCCATTTGCTGCCAGATAGCTGGTGTGCCCACAGCTGCACCGGCTCTGTCACCTCTTGCACGTGTAACAAATTTTTGTGCAACCAATCTTCCTAACGCTTCACCTGCTTCAATATCGCTTCGCACATTCATGCCCGCCATAATTCTTGCATTCTTATGTTCGGTTGCTAATTGTTGAATGGTAGCTTGTTCACCAGGGAAAAACAGTTTCAGCATTTCAATCATTACACCAACAACTACAGCATCTTCACTTGGGTAAGATGGAAGATCGCTTTGTGGCAACAACGTTGTAATAGTATTGTTGATCTTGTATGGTGCTGAGCGGTTATATAATTTTTTATAATGCCATGCTGCTACCAATGCA
It encodes the following:
- a CDS encoding phosphatase PAP2 family protein; its protein translation is MYINIKQITAAVLICVTVVSCSKEIAERTKNTPALNPANIDLNAGTWKPVLLSAPDEFAVAAPGAASGPGYTAELNEIKGYQKSMTGVQKERLNYWSAGAVFRWNEIMRGLVAKYNLPPFQNPDGTYPVPDANNPFNNPQFPFANPPYASRAYAYVSAAQYDALVAAWHYKKLYNRSAPYKINNTITTLLPQSDLPSYPSEDAVVVGVMIEMLKLFFPGEQATIQQLATEHKNARIMAGMNVRSDIEAGEALGRLVAQKFVTRARGDRAGAAVGTPAIWQQMETQTAATGEMPWISQESPKRPAMLPLFGRVRTWLFDSATLVTTVRPGPPPSTKSEKFKQEVAEVLHYSKNATRAELAIVHYWADGLATHTPPGHWNAIAADDFVGQRFSEVRWARNMALLNMSMMDAAIACWDAKFAYFNPRPSQVNPEIKTWTGLPNFPSYTSGHSTFSGAAATILGRIIPARKTAYENMAREASLSRLYGAIHYRSDCEEGLKCGNVIGGYAIARANLDGAN